A single Aminobacterium mobile DSM 12262 DNA region contains:
- a CDS encoding energy-coupling factor ABC transporter ATP-binding protein encodes MTSFLSLQNISFAYPSSEPLFSRLNLNLYREGKIFIRGRNGAGKTTLFSLIMGLLKPTEGSILLEGNPIKTKKDIRHLRRKVGLLFQDPDDQLFCPTLLDDILFGPLNLGMEKEEAMDSAMKAMKVLNIVSLASYPPYALSGGQKRLGALAALLSMKPELLLLDEPSNGLDEEAWENLVSVLQKLPIALVIASHDIPFLEQVTHKGYEMKKGYLLSLN; translated from the coding sequence ATGACATCTTTTCTCTCTCTCCAGAACATATCTTTTGCTTATCCTAGCTCTGAACCTCTTTTCTCTCGTCTTAACCTTAATCTTTATCGAGAGGGAAAAATATTTATACGTGGCCGAAATGGCGCTGGAAAAACCACGCTTTTTTCGCTAATTATGGGACTTTTAAAACCTACAGAAGGATCTATCCTCCTTGAAGGAAATCCGATTAAAACAAAAAAAGACATTCGCCATCTCCGGCGAAAAGTAGGACTCTTATTTCAAGATCCTGATGATCAGCTTTTTTGTCCAACCCTTCTTGATGACATCCTCTTCGGGCCTCTCAATTTAGGAATGGAGAAAGAGGAAGCCATGGACTCTGCCATGAAAGCTATGAAAGTTTTAAATATTGTTTCCCTTGCTTCGTACCCTCCTTATGCCCTTTCTGGGGGACAAAAACGCTTGGGAGCTCTTGCTGCGCTTCTTTCGATGAAACCAGAACTGCTTCTTCTCGACGAGCCCTCTAACGGTCTTGATGAAGAGGCATGGGAAAACCTCGTCTCCGTTTTACAAAAACTCCCTATAGCCCTCGTAATAGCCTCCCATGATATCCCCTTTCTAGAGCAGGTAACTCATAAAGGCTACGAAATGAAGAAAGGGTACCTCCTCTCCTT
- a CDS encoding DUF4198 domain-containing protein: protein MKDHKMWRSFVFASVLCSIFFMATSSWAHFQVILPDQNIVTQNGVKDINISLLFTHPFEQHLMDMEKPAQFGVLARGEKTDLLSTLTSEKSKDNMRTWKATYQIKRPGDHVFYVEPAPYWEPAEDTYIIHYTKTVVNAFGMEEGWDETVGLRAEIIPLTRPYGLWAGNVFQGRVVVDGKPAADLDVEVEFYNDSQDVKAPADPFITQVVRTDDQGVFTYAMPWSGWWGFAALAEAPETKKSPDGTKDAAIELGAVLWVKTVNRN, encoded by the coding sequence GTGAAGGATCACAAAATGTGGCGGAGTTTTGTTTTTGCCTCGGTTTTATGTAGTATCTTCTTTATGGCGACCTCGTCATGGGCTCATTTCCAAGTTATTCTACCTGATCAAAATATCGTAACTCAAAATGGGGTTAAAGATATCAATATTTCTCTGCTTTTCACTCATCCTTTCGAGCAGCATCTCATGGACATGGAAAAGCCCGCACAGTTTGGAGTGTTAGCACGCGGAGAAAAGACAGATCTTTTATCAACCCTTACGTCCGAAAAATCTAAAGACAACATGAGAACGTGGAAGGCAACATATCAGATAAAACGACCTGGTGACCATGTTTTTTATGTAGAGCCTGCTCCATATTGGGAACCTGCTGAAGATACATATATTATCCACTACACTAAAACTGTGGTCAATGCGTTTGGCATGGAGGAAGGATGGGATGAAACCGTCGGCCTTCGAGCAGAAATTATACCTCTGACTCGTCCCTATGGCCTTTGGGCAGGAAATGTTTTTCAAGGGAGAGTAGTTGTAGATGGGAAGCCAGCAGCGGATCTCGATGTAGAAGTAGAGTTTTATAACGACAGCCAAGACGTAAAAGCTCCTGCCGATCCTTTCATTACGCAAGTGGTTCGAACAGATGATCAAGGAGTGTTCACATACGCTATGCCGTGGTCAGGTTGGTGGGGCTTTGCTGCTCTTGCGGAAGCGCCAGAAACAAAGAAATCTCCAGACGGCACAAAGGACGCAGCTATTGAGCTCGGAGCTGTTTTATGGGTAAAGACGGTGAATAGAAACTAA
- the cbiQ gene encoding cobalt ECF transporter T component CbiQ, protein MHSNNLPSLTYDFNSSESFLTRIPASAKIMLVLAFALCIALLSSVSAQLFLLGYSFMLIFLAKIQLRALIKRVLSLDGFLIFLWLTLPFSGPHGVELALSITIRTHAAVFAFMALLGTTSMGELLYGLRALAIPQKLVLLLHFTYRYARVFVEEAEKIYTSMTLRMFHPSLSLGTLRSYGNLIGMLLVRSILRSERVAHAMELRGFDGSFHFLESPASPKEGDNFRLGVLYILLAGCFIL, encoded by the coding sequence ATGCACAGTAACAACCTGCCATCTTTAACGTACGATTTTAACTCTTCAGAGAGTTTTTTAACCAGAATACCGGCAAGTGCCAAGATCATGCTGGTCTTGGCCTTTGCCCTTTGTATAGCCTTGCTCTCATCTGTTTCAGCACAACTTTTTCTTCTTGGCTATAGCTTCATGCTTATTTTCCTCGCTAAAATTCAACTACGAGCCCTCATAAAACGCGTTCTTTCCCTTGACGGCTTTCTTATCTTCCTTTGGTTAACATTGCCTTTTTCAGGGCCTCATGGTGTAGAGTTAGCGCTCTCTATCACTATTAGAACCCATGCCGCTGTTTTCGCATTTATGGCTCTTTTGGGTACGACAAGTATGGGAGAGTTGCTCTATGGGCTCCGAGCCCTGGCTATTCCGCAAAAGCTTGTTCTGCTACTTCATTTCACATATCGATATGCGAGAGTTTTTGTAGAGGAAGCCGAAAAAATCTATACGTCCATGACCCTTCGCATGTTTCATCCATCTCTTTCCCTTGGAACACTCCGATCCTATGGAAACTTAATAGGGATGCTTCTTGTACGGAGTATCCTTCGGAGTGAACGGGTTGCTCACGCCATGGAATTAAGGGGATTTGATGGTTCTTTTCATTTTCTTGAATCTCCAGCATCGCCCAAAGAAGGGGACAATTTTCGTTTAGGAGTCCTTTACATCCTTTTAGCGGGGTGCTTCATTCTATGA
- the cbiM gene encoding cobalt transporter CbiM has product MHIAEGVLSLPVLATGAAGAIAGIAIGLKKMDMETVPRAGIVSAALFVASLIHVNLGATSVHLVLNGIGGLLLGFCLFPAYVVALFLQAVLFQFGGIVVLGVNTCTMAFSGVLGGLMGRYILRVGWSPWLAGATAGAVGVMGAALFTATALAASGEAFFTSARLILIAHVPIIAIEASVGAFIMMYVARVMPFVVEGMKR; this is encoded by the coding sequence ATGCATATAGCTGAAGGTGTACTTTCTCTTCCTGTTTTAGCTACAGGAGCTGCAGGTGCAATTGCAGGCATTGCCATAGGGCTTAAAAAGATGGATATGGAGACGGTTCCTCGAGCAGGAATCGTCTCTGCTGCTCTTTTTGTAGCATCACTTATACATGTAAACTTAGGAGCTACCAGTGTCCATCTTGTCCTGAATGGCATAGGAGGTTTGCTTTTAGGTTTTTGCCTTTTCCCCGCCTATGTAGTTGCCCTTTTTTTGCAGGCAGTCTTATTCCAATTTGGTGGCATTGTTGTTCTCGGAGTCAACACATGTACGATGGCATTTTCAGGAGTCCTTGGAGGATTGATGGGGCGATATATTCTTCGAGTCGGTTGGTCTCCATGGCTAGCCGGCGCTACAGCAGGAGCTGTAGGAGTTATGGGAGCGGCATTGTTCACAGCTACTGCTTTAGCGGCCAGTGGTGAAGCTTTTTTCACCTCGGCTCGCCTCATTCTCATAGCCCATGTTCCAATCATTGCCATAGAGGCGAGTGTGGGCGCTTTCATTATGATGTATGTGGCCCGAGTTATGCCATTTGTAGTGGAGGGAATGAAAAGATGA